One Ostrea edulis chromosome 2, xbOstEdul1.1, whole genome shotgun sequence genomic region harbors:
- the LOC125678726 gene encoding uncharacterized protein LOC125678726: MIHLVVLYSCLGVVLIGLVISCFLVLVRVLRVVYPEFGSKVDESNVDENSHSITIEEPNAEQPTDAPQSGSSQAPTHGLPKDPWSDMKGYLSESREPLSYIELSKRRIKK, translated from the exons ATG ATACACTTGGTTGTGTTATATTCCTGTCTCGGTGTAGTGCTGATTGGATTGGTTATATCCTGTTTTCTTGTGCTCGTTAGAGTTTTGAG AGTTGTGTATCCTGAATTTGGAAGTAAAGTTGACGAAAGTAATGTGGATGAAAACTCCCACAGTATTACAATCGAAGAACCGAACGCTGAGCAGCCCACGGACGCACCTCAGAGTGGTTCATCACAAGCACCCACACATGGTCTTCCAAAGGATCCCTGGTCTGACATGAAGGGATATCTCTCGGAATCGAGGGAACCTCTGTCTTACATTGAGCTCAGCAAGAGGAGAATAAAGAAATGA